From Aspergillus fumigatus Af293 chromosome 5, whole genome shotgun sequence, a single genomic window includes:
- the eng4 gene encoding glycoside hydrolase family 16 protein: MAEKPYSGAADDHSRYGGVPTQMAYFGMDEHQTSKPSSFGLQENASSEAAKPWWNPHGWSLRAKLIAGALIVVALIAAIVGVVEGTRANRYPDYSRLDYRLLDTYSGPTFLDKFNYFSDKDPTNGFVQYVDRITAGKLNLTYATEASVILRVDTSEESPSNGRRSVRLESKKSYDTGLFIFDIVHTPYGCGTWPALWLSDTYNWPLNGEIDVVEANNGGTEGNAVTLHTTPGCDMKAKRKQTGHALYHQCDNSTHGNAGCGVQAPPASYGPEFNENGGGVYALELRTSGIRAWFFPRGSIPNDILDNIPDPTTWGTALADFPNTNCDIASHFSNQSIIANIDLCGQLGAQPQFYTHLYNCPGTCSSFVARNPANLTEAYWEFKSFKVYQAQ, from the exons ATGGCTGAAAAGCCGTACAGCGGCGCCGCCGACGACCACAGTCGATACGGCGGCGTCCCAACGCAGATGGCTTATTTCGGGATGGATGAGCACCAAACATCGAAGCCTTCTTCGTTCGGCCTTCAAGAGAACGCTTCGTCTGAGGCCGCCAAGCCGTGGTGGAATCCTCACGGGTGGTCGCTGCGCGCGAAGCTTATCGCGGGCGCACTGATTGTCGTGGCCCTTATTGCTGCTATCGTAGGGGTCGTAGAGGGAACGAGGGCCAATCGGTATCCTGACTATTCAAGACTGGACTACAGATTGCTGGATACGTACTCGGGACCGACGTTTCTGGACAAATTCAATTATTTCTCTGATAAGGACCCTACGAATGGGTTTGTGCA ATATGTGGATAGGATCACAGCTGGAAAGTTGAATCTGACCTATGCTACGGAAGCCTCTGTCATTCTGAGGGTGGACACATCTGAAGAGTCTCCCAGCAATGGCAGGCGATCTGTTCGACTTGAGTCCAAGAAGTCTTACGATACTGGCCTTTTCATCTTTGATATCGTCCATACGCCTTATGGCTGCGGGACATGGCCCGCCCTGTGGCTTAGTGATACGTACAATTGGCCACTGAATGGCGAGATTGATGTTGTAGAGGCGAACAACGGAGGCACCGAAGGGAACGCAGTAACTTTGCATACCACCCCTGGCTGTGACATGAAGGCCAAACGGAAGCAGACAGGGCATGCACTGTACCACCAGTGTGACAATAGCACTCACGGCAATGCAGGTTGTGGCGTCCAAGCTCCACCTGCCTCTTATGGACCCGAATTCAATGAGAACGGGGGAGGT GTTTATGCTCTGGAGCTCCGTACTTCTGGCATTCGAGCTTGGTTTTTCCCTCGAGGTTCGATTCCGAACGACATTTTAGATAATATCCCGGATCCAACAACCTGGGGAACTGCCTTGGCCGACTTTCCCAATACCAACTGCGACATTGCGTCCCATTTCAGCAATCAGAGTATCATTGCCAATATCGATCTCTGTGGGCAGCTGGGCGCACAGCCTCAGTTCTACACCCACTTATACAACTGTCCtggcacttgtagcagttTTGTTGCACGCAATCCTGCCAACCTTACCGAGGCTTACTGGGAGTTTAAGAGTTTCAAGGTCTATCAAGCTCAATAA
- a CDS encoding Zn(II)2Cys6 transcription factor: MNHPARAMPSQRLSGHDGANRPRRTRRTYACDSCSIRKIKCDRATPQCDWCYHHNIPCTFTRNRDSSRSCLRQTRSDTSSSNSPSPPASTSMRYERKTRPGVPFPQGGPQAVTPQGFGTDICLAGQTLGNICAFNGLPFFSPSGLEWIRARTGEDRSLDRYCSLRPITWPRLAKKRTEGDRRLSLPDKSLLYEQIEAFQKSICGQFLPLINRTCFECTIRAAYEKKLSDISPGLSSARICILAFMALSSFFAAQPHVDKIVTADEYAREAQDLLPEMLNESVTLDGLQALTMLCICSQAISGDMLSIELLLSMATRFVFHLKGNVYPEDVEGVTLDAKLHVRNLFWICFTLDKMFSLRTGLQPFIDVTNCDLRLPRMQTVTGPLEGLQPFYRQYNHTMFLALIRLSLVQSKVYHGLYSFSAQRQSDADLLATIRSLDIALEEWRSSVPTSWGLPTPHENRMAGFLFEMQYHYTMAAIHQTSSRCTAWVRNQDTRAAGSSLALSVAASRSLLRKFLETDPQIEGQFLLFCLPELSTSAIHLFSNILMSPQEDRSDTDLSLMRLVLQHIGKYMWRQMPTTFTAQVRLVEEFMGDLYHLAEMAILKARRGQ; encoded by the exons ATGAATCATCCTGCAAGGGCGATGCCCAGTCAAAGGTTGAGTGGCCATGATGGCGCGAACCGCCCACGCCGTACCCGACGTACATATGCTTGCGACTCCTGCAGCATCAGAAAG ATCAAATGTGATCGCGCAACGCCCCAGTGTGACTGGTGCTACCATCATAACATCCCCTGTACCTTCACACGCAACCGAGATTCCTCACGCTCATGCTTACGCCAAACTCGGAGTGATAC cagcagtagtAATTCACCTTCCCCACCAGCAAGTACATCTATGAGATACG aaagaaaaactCGGCCTGGAGTACCCTTTCCACAGGGCGGTCCCCAGGCTGTGACGCCCCAGGGCTTCGGGACCGATATATGCCTTGCGGGACAGACTCTCGGGAATATCTGTGCCTTTAATGGcttgcctttcttctctccaagCGGGTTGGAATGGATCCGAGCTCGTACCGGCGAGGACAGATCTCTAGACCGATATTGCAGCTTGAGGCCTATCACCTGGCCGCGGCTAGCTAAGAAACGTACCGAGGGCGACCGACGATTATCTCTGCCAGATAAATCGCTTCTTTACGAACAGATAGAGGCTTTTCAAAAGTCAATTTGCGGCCAGTTCTTGCCTCTCATTAACCGAACATGTTTTGAGTGCACTATCCGAGCGGCCTACGAAAAGAAATTATCAGACATTTCGCCTGGGCTTTCCAGCGCCAGGATATGTATATTAGCCTTTATGGCCCTGAGTTCGTTCTTTGCTGCCCAACCACATGTTGACAAAATCGTGACCGCCGATGAATATGCCCGCGAGGCTCAAGATCTATTACCGGAGATGCTCAACGAGTCAGTAACTTTGGACGGGTTGCAGGCACTGACCATGCTG TGCATCTGTAGTCAGGCCATATCTGGAGATATGCTCAGTATAGAGCTTCTGTTGTCCATGGCCACACGCTTCGTCTTTCACCTCAAAGGCAACGTCTACCCCGAGGATGTAGAGGGCGTTACTCTGGATGCAAAATTGCACGTCAGGAACCTTTTTTGGATCTGTTTCACCCTCGACAAGATGTTCAGCTTGCGCACAGGACTTCAACCCTTTATCGACGTGACGAATTGCGATCTAAGGCTTCCTCGAATGCAGACGGTAACTGGCCCCCTGGAAGGCTTGCAGCCTTTCTATCGCCAATACAACCACACTATGTTTCTCGCTCTCATTCGCCTGTCTTTGGTCCAGTCGAAGGTCTACCATGGCCTCTACTCTTTCTCCGCCCAACGCCAAAGCGATGCGGATCTCCTAGCTACCATCCGCAGCCTGGACATTGCCTTGGAGGAGTGGCGGTCCTCAGTGCCCACGTCCTGGGGCCTACCTACACCGCACGAAAATCGCATGGCCGGTTTCCTCTTTGAAATGCAGTACCACTACACCATGGCTGCCATCCATCAGACAAGCAGCCGGTGCACTGCCTGGGTCCGGAACCAGGACACCCGCGCGGCGGGCTCGAGTCTTGCCCTCAGCGTAGCAGCCAGTCGGTCTTTGTTACGAAAGTTCCTGGAGACAGATCCACAAATCGAGGGACAATTTCTCTT GTTTTGCTTACCGGAGCTCTCCACGTCTGCCATCCACCTTTTCTCGAACATCCTGATGAGTCCTCAGGAGGACCGAAGCGACACTGACTTATCTTTGATGAGACTAGTACTTCAACATATAGGGAAGTATATGTGGAGGCAGATGCCAACCACATTTACCGCCCAGGTCCGTCTTGTGGAAGAGTTTATGGGCGACCTCTATCATCTGGCCGAGATGGCAATCCTCAAGGCCCGAAGGGGACAATGA
- a CDS encoding putative peroxidase yields MHKYCALSNTRLCLRPLQTTMSKMAELEIIDSKGLPLIKGDYCPAGPGHLRAPCPVLNSLANHGIIARSGRNITAAELKAALRYLGMGIDVITILVNGAFKVHSDDPKKGALLGLRDKDQTNEDGVPVLNLDQVGRPHAVEHDVSVTRQDRALGDCMRVNADLLERFLAAPKTERGFSASAFGKYRKTRYNEQKRDNPALEFDRFNHFSGCAELRAVQCIFGRGFPYRVPEEYIRVLFGEERLPIEEGWKPRRLPLLLPELAPVILRISHFASPF; encoded by the coding sequence ATGCATAAATACTGTGCTTTATCCAACACTCGTCTTTGTCTACGTCCATTGCAGACAACCATGTCAAAAATGGCAGAATTAGAAATCATAGATTCAAAGGGACTTCCTCTTATCAAAGGCGATTACTGTCCTGCAGGACCCGGCCACCTACGAGCCCCATGCCCCGTTCTCAACTCGCTTGCAAACCACGGGATCATTGCACGTAGCGGCCGCAACATCACCGCCGCCGAGTTAAAAGCGGCGCTCCGCTACCTGGGCATGGGCATCGATGTCATCACAATCCTCGTCAACGGGGCGTTCAAAGTTCACTCTGACGACCCGAAGAAAGGTGCCCTGCTCGGACTACGAGATAAAGACCAGACGAACGAAGACGGTGTACCCGTGCTGAACCTCGACCAGGTGGGCCGACCTCACGCCGTGGAGCACGATGTCTCTGTAACCCGACAGGACCGCGCCCTGGGCGACTGCATGCGTGTGAATGCCGACCTTCTGGAGCGATTCCTCGCGGCTCCAAAAACAGAGAGGGGTTTCAGCGCGTCGGCTTTCGGTAAGTATCGCAAGACTCGGTACAACGAGCAAAAGAGAGACAATCCGGCTTTGGAGTTCGATAGGTTCAATCACTTCAGTGGATGCGCGGAGCTGAGAGCGGTTCAGTGTATATTTGGTCGGGGGTTCCCGTATCGTGTGCCAGAGGAATATATACGAGTGTTGTTTGGTGAGGAGCGTCTACCCATCGAGGAGGGATGGAAGCCAAGACGATTACCGCTGTTGTTGCCCGAGCTTGCGCCGGTGATTCTGAGGATTTCACATTTCGCGTCGCCTTTTTGA
- a CDS encoding putative ABC multidrug transporter, with translation MSVNSQGKYLSEDPGSQDEETIYESTVRSPIDLIWPDETENLRQIATQQSEKSRRRSEAGAPDVTTRTIAEDDPALDPQSAEFNLEKWLRIIVADAQGRGLSPPQAGIVFKQLNVSGSGAALQLQDTLGSTLALPFRLPELLRQRHSPSRLILKSFNGLMKSGELLLVLGRPGAGCSTFLKTLCGETHGLDVDPKSVLHYNGVSQTRMMKEFKGEIVYNQEVDKHFPHLTVGQTLEFAAAARTPSHRFHDMSRDEYAKYAAQVIMAVFGLSHTYNTILGNDFVRGVSGGERKRVSIAEMALAATPLAAWDNSTRGLDSATALKFIESLRLLADLAGTAHAVAIYQASQSIYDLFDNVTLLYEGRQIFFGPTSTAKGFFERQGWECPPRQTTGDFLTSITNPQERRPRAGMEKIVPHTPEDFEKYWLQSPEYRRLQEQIERFETLHPPGDDEKAAAHFRKRKQGVQSKSSRKGSPYLISVPMQIKLNTRRAYQRLWNDISSTLSTVIGNVVMALIIGSVFYGTANTTAGLSSRGATLFFAVLLNALTAMSEINSLYSQRPIVEKQVSYAFYHPSTEAIAGVISDIPVKFVLAVVFNIILYFLANLRREASQFFIYFLITFIIMFVMSAVFRTMAAVTKTASQAMGLAGVLILALIVYTGFVLPVPSMHPWFEWIHYINPIYYAFEILVANEFHGRDFPCASFVPAYADLSGDSFSCSTSGSVAGQTTVNGDRFIYYNFKYSYNHVWRNFGILMAFLIGFMAIYFLASELNSSTTSTAEALVFRRNHQPQHMRAENGKSTSDEESGIEMGSVKPAHETTTGELTLPPQQDIFTWRDVCYDIEIKGEPRRLLDHVSGWVKPGTLTALMGVSGAGKTTLLDVLAHRTSMGVITGDMFVNGKALDTSFQRKTGYVQQQDLHLETATVRESLRFSALLRQPPTVSIQEKYDYVEEVIRMLRMEEFAEAIVGVPGEGLNVEQRKLLTIGVELAAKPKLLLFLDEPTSGLDSQSSWAICSFLRRLADSGQAILCTIHQPSAILFQEFDQLLFLAKGGKTVYFGPVGDNSRTLLDYFESNGARKCGELENPAEYMIEVVNAKTNDKGQYWYDVWNQSPESRAVQEEIDRIHEERKATHQEDDDQAHTEFAMPFWFQLYVVSRRVFQQYWRMPAHIASKWGLAIMAGLFIGFSFFDAKASLAGMQTVLYSLFMVCSVFASLVQQIMPLFVTQRSLYEVRERPSKAYSWKAFLIANIVVELPYQIVMGILTFACYYFPIVGASQSTERQGLVLLYCIQFYVYASTFAHMVIAAIPDTQTASPIVILLFSMMLTFCGVMQSPSALPGFWIFMYRLSPFTYWVGGMGATQLHDRNVICSATELSIFDPPANQTCYEYMAEYMKLAGGQLQNPNATSECKFCSLTVADQYLAGSEIEWSQRWRNFGIIWAYVVFNIFMATVLYYLFRVRKWDIASIKARFGRK, from the exons ATGAGCGTCAACAGTCAGGGCAAGTACTTATCTGAGGATCCTGGATCTCAAGATGAGGAAACCATTTACGAATCTACGGTCAGATCTCCCATTGACCTTATCTGGCCAGATGAGACAGAGAACCTGAGGCAAATTGCCACCCAGCAGTCGGAGAAGTCGCGCAGACGGTCAGAGGCAGGCGCCCCAGATGTGACCACGCGCACTATAGCGGAGGATGACCCTGCGTTGGATCCGCAGTCAGCAGAATTCAATCTGGAGAAGTGGCTCAGAATTATTGTGGCAGACGCCCAAGGGAGAGGTCTTTCGCCTCCACAGGCCGGGATTGTCTTCAAACAGTTGAATGTCTCGGGATCTGGGGCCGCCCTTCAGCTACAGGACACGCTTGGCTCGACCTTGGCGTTGCCCTTTCGACTCCCGGAACTGCTTCGTCAGAGGCATTCTCCATCTCGACTGATCCTCAAGTCCTTCAATGGCCTGATGAAGAGTGGCGAACTGTTGCTGGTGCTTGGACGTCCAGGAGCAGGTTGCAGCACCTTCCTCAAGACACTGTGCGGCGAGACTCATGGACTTGATGTTGATCCGAAAAGTGTTCTCCATTACAACG GCGTCTCTCAAACACGCATGATGAAAGAATTCAAAGGCGAAATTGTCTATAACCAGGAG GTAGATAAGCACTTCCCCCATCTTACTGTGGGACAGACACTCGAGTTTGCAGCCGCCGCTCGCACTCCCTCGCACCGGTTTCACGATATGTCCCGGGACGAGTATGCCAAGTACGCAGCGCAGGTGATCATGGCGGTATTTGGCCTGAGCCATACTTATAACACAATACTTGGAAATGACTTTGTTCGTGGAGTCTCCGGAGGAGAACGCAAACGAGTCTCGATAG CGGAAATGGCTCTCGCTGCTACGCCTCTCGCAGCTTGGGATAATTCCACTCGTGGACTGGACTCGGCCACCGCTCTCAAGTTCATTGAATCTCTCCGATTACTGGCAGACCTGGCTGGAACTGCGCATGCCGTGGCAATCTACCAGGCCAGTCAGAGCATATATGACCTCTTTGATAATGTCACTCTCCTCTATGAGGGACGTCAAATCTTCTTCGGGCCAACATCCACCGCAAAGGGCTTTTTCGAACGGCAAGGCTGGGAATGCCCTCCTCGACAAACGACAGGCGACTTTCTCACCTCAATCACGAACCCGCAGGAACGACGTCCCCGCGCTGGTATGGAGAAAATCGTTCCACATACACCAGAGGATTTTGAGAAGTACTGGCTCCAGTCGCCAGAGTATCGACGCCTACAGGAGCAAATTGAGAGATTTGAGACTTTACATCCCCCAGGCGACGATGAGAAAGCTGCCGCTCATTTCCGAAAGAGGAAGCAGGGCGTGCAGTCCAAAAGCAGCCGGAAAGGGTCCCCTTACCTGATCAGCGTACCCATGCAGATCAAGTTGAACACTCGACGAGCATACCAACGATTATGGAACGACATCTCCTCGACCCTGTCAACGGTGATTGGTAACGTTGTCATGGCTCTCATTATCGGTTCCGTTTTCTATGGAACCGCCAACACTACAGCAGGCTTGTCGTCACGGGGCGCAACGCTGTTCTTCGCAGTTTTACTGAATGCATTGACAGCAATGTCAGAAATCAACAGTCTGTATTCCCAGCGCCCAATTGTTGAGAAGCAAGTGTCCTACGCCTTTTATCATCCTTCGACGGAGGCAATCGCCGGAGTGATAAGTGACATTCCCGTTAAATTTGTCCTTGCTGTggtcttcaacatcatcctaTACTTTCTAGCGAACCTTCGCAGGGAGGCATCACAATTCTTCATCTACTTCTTAatcactttcatcatcatgttTGTCATGAGTGCGGTTTTCCGGACCATGGCTGCAGTGACAAAGACTGCCTCACAGGCCATGGGCCTGGCTGGGGTGTTGATCCTTGCGCTGATTGTCTACACCGGCTTTGTCCTTCCAGTGCCCTCGATGCATCCTTGGTTTGAATGGATTCATTATATCAATCCAATCTACTATGCCTTTGAGATCCTGGTTGCAAATGAGTTCCATGGCCGTGATTTCCCATGCGCCAGCTTTGTGCCAGCTTACGCAGACCTCTCGGGTGACAGCTTCTCTTGCTCTACTTCTGGGTCTGTAGCTGGCCAGACCACTGTGAATGGCGACCGCTTTATCTATTACAACTTCAAGTATAGCTACAATCACGTTTGGCGGAATTTTGGGATTCTGATGGCCTTTCTCATTGGCTTTATGGCCATCTACTTTCTGGCTTCAGAGCTAAATTCGTCCACCACCAGTACTGCCGAGGCATTGGTCTTCCGGCGCAATCATCAGCCCCAGCACATGCGTGCAGAAAATGGCAAATCCACTTCTGATGAAGAGAGTGGCATCGAAATGGGTTCTGTTAAACCCGCGCATGAGACAACCACAGGTGAACTGACTCTGCCTCCACAGCAAGATATATTCACGTGGCGTGATGTTTGCTATGATATCGAGATCAAAGGGGAACCTCGACGCCTGCTTGATCATGTTTCCGGCTGGGTTAAACCTGGCACCCTAACCGCATTGATGGGTGTAAGCGGAGCAGGTAAAACTACCCTGCTTGATGTCCTGGCCCACCGAACCAGTATGGGTGTCATCACCGGGGATATGTTCGTTAATGGGAAAGCTTTGGACACGAGTTTCCAGAGAAAGACGGGATATGTTCAACAGCAAGATCTACATCTCGAAACCGCTACTGTGCGGGAATCATTGCGTTTCAGTGCCCTCCTGCGTCAACCCCCCACGGTCTCAATCCAGGAGAAATATGACTATGTTGAAGAAGTGATTCGCATGCTGAGGATGGAGGAATTTGCTGAAGCTATTGTTGGAGTTCCTGGTGAAGGATTGAACGTCGAACAGCGCAAATTACTGACCATCGGTGTGGAACTTGCTGCAAAACCCAAGCTACTTCTTTTCCTCGACGAGCCGACAAG TGGTCTGGATTCGCAGAGTTCATGGGCTATTTGCTCATTTCTGCGTAGGTTAGCCGATAGTGGGCAAGCGATTCTCTGTACAATCCACCAGCCAAGCGCTATTCTCTTCCAGGAGTTCGATCAGCTACTGTTTCTCGCAAAAGGTGGAAAGACTGTCTACTTCGGTCCTGTGGGGGACAATTCTCGCACCCTACTTGACTACTTCGAGTCGAACGGCGCACGGAAATGCGGCGAATTAGAGAACCCTGCGGAGTACATGATCGAAGTCGTCAACGCCAAGACCAATGACAAAGGACAATATTGGTATGATGTCTGGAATCAAAGTCCTGAGAGCCGCGCGGtccaggaggagattgaccgCATACACGAAGAAAGGAAAGCCACTCACCAAGAGGACGATGATCAGGCGCACACCGAATTTGCGATGCCCTTCTGGTTTCAGCTGTATGTCGTTTCGCGCCGTGTCTTCCAGCAGTACTGGCGAATGCCAGCACACATTGCCTCCAAATGGGGTCTGGCCATCATGGCTGGCTTGTTCAtcggcttctccttcttcgatgCCAAAGCTTCGCTGGCGGGCATGCAGACAGTCCTTTACTCCTTGTTCATGGTTTGCTCTGTCTTTGCATCTCTTGTTCAGCAG ATCATGCCCCTATTTGTTACCCAACGATCATTGTACGAGGTGCGCGAACGACCCAGCAAGGCGTACTCATGGAAGGCCTTCTTGATTGCCAATATCGTGGTGGAGCTCCCATATCAGATCGTCATGGGGATCCTCACCTTTGCCTGTTACTATTTCCCCATTGTGGGCGCCAGTCAATCAACTGAGCGACAGGGTCTGGTTCTTCTCTACTGCATCCAATTCTATGTTTACGCCAGCACTTTCGCCCACATGGTGATTGCAGCAATCCCAGACACGCAGACTGCCAGCCCCATTGTCATCCTTCTGTTCTCAATGATGCTGACATTCTGCGGCGTGATGCAATCCCCATCCGCCCTACCGGGCTTCTGGATATTCATGTATCGACTCTCACCCTTCACATACTGGGTTGGAGGCATGGGCGCCACGCAACTCCACGACAGGAATGTCATCTGCTCAGCCACAGAACTCTCTATCTTCGACCCCCCGGCAAACCAAACATGCTACGAGTACATGGCAGAATACATGAAACTCGCCGGTGGCCAACTCCAGAATCCCAATGCTACCTCCGAGTGCAAGTTCTGCTCCTTGACTGTTGCGGACCAGTACCTTGCAGGGAGCGAGATTGAATGGTCCCAGCGCTGGCGGAATTTCGGGATAATCTGGGCCTATGTCGTGTTTAACATCTTCATGGCGACGGTCCTGTACTACCTTTTCCGAGTTAGGAAGTGGGACATTGCGAGCATTAAGGCGAGGTTCGGAAGGAAGTGA
- a CDS encoding potassium ion transporter yields the protein MFTPVLRRLASMKSRIPLISGLHLNFISVHYIYIIAMTLITSIILYPGGDLAYIDILFFCSGAATQSGFNTVDFNKLKTYQQVILYFSSMLTTPIFIHSVLVFIRLYWFEKRFQHIVQDTRAMRSTRTRMRTLSRDKDATSLGREEAGIGSRPIVVLRNNTQESNERGREASAGNPEYGSSPGSSSRFDRADSSEVQTGGPNGTLGLGLGSLRVPTQLDPEHYIAFLEKQRKNKGALRIPSPREYDRGGVPEVLEEADDEGEGSKRTRSSESDDENSRNSEESDQVGPLEGPHITINEPDIQQTRTRNSTFPRLDTRPTYRDTKDLNDTSALERSRSRRPTLSNLVRSLTQERERTTLHYLSWNATVARNSNFVDLTEEQRDELGGIEYRALKTLAIVLTSYYLFFHILGMVCLVGWIMTTHWGQVVEQIGQGRPWWGIFTAGSAFNDVGFTLTPDSMTSFQTAVFPLLLMTFLIIIGNTGFPCMLRLIIWVLSKIVPRESAVWEELKFLLDHPRRCFTLLFPRNATWWLFAILVALNGIDLIFFIILDLNDPTVTSLSPGIRVLVGLFQAASTRTAGFGVVSVADLHPAIQVSYMIMMYISVFPIAISMRRTNVYEERSLGIYAGGEDEDEPQTPPSYIGFHLRRQLSFDLWYVFLGLFIIAIVEGNRLQSEDEYAFQMWAVLFEIVSAYGTVGLSFGYPGVNTSFSGQFKVLSKLIIIAMQIRGRHRGLPYALDRAILLPSESLKDKDLQDAERRMRRRVSNLSTMSGMDRTYSQARTENGVATGAEDKDRGATAWTNGDNVIRRHSTMRSQQSQKSQR from the coding sequence ATGTTTACTCCTGTGCTTCGGCGGTTGGCTTCGATGAAGTCCCGCATTCCGCTAATAAGCGGGCTTCATCTCAACTTTATCTCAGTGCATTACATCTACATCATCGCCATGACACTGATCACTTCCATTATTCTTTATCCGGGAGGTGACCTTGCCTATATTgacatcctcttcttctgttccggCGCGGCAACTCAGAGCGGTTTCAATACGGTAGATTTCAACAAGTTAAAAACGTACCAGCAGGTGATCCTGTACTTCAGCTCCATGCTCACGACGCCGATTTTTATCCACtccgtcctcgtcttcatccggCTGTATTGGTTCGAGAAGCGGTTTCAACACATCGTGCAGGACACTCGAGCGATGCGCTCTACCAGGACGAGAATGCGAACCTTGAGTCGTGATAAGGACGCAACTTCGTTGGGAAGGGAGGAAGCTGGCATTGGTTCTCGCCCGATTGTTGTGCTGCGCAACAATACCCAGGAATCCAATGAAAGAGGTCGCGAGGCGTCTGCTGGAAACCCCGAGTATGGATCGAGTCCAGGGTCGAGTTCCCGATTTGATAGAGCGGACAGTTCGGAGGTTCAGACGGGTGGTCCGAACGGCACTTTAGGACTCGGCTTAGGCAGCCTTCGGGTGCCGACGCAATTAGATCCTGAGCATTACATTGCTTTCCTGGAGAAACAACGAAAGAATAAAGGGGCATTGCGCATTCCCAGCCCTAGGGAGTATGACCGCGGCGGCGTGCCGGAGGTCCTGGaggaagcagatgatgaaggcgaGGGATCCAAGCGGACGCGTAGCAGCGAATCTGACGACGAGAACTCTCGGAATTCGGAGGAGTCCGACCAAGTTGGACCACTAGAAGGGCCGCACATCACCATCAATGAACCGGACATACAGCAGACGAGAACCAGAAATTCGACGTTCCCTCGTCTGGACACACGTCCCACTTATCGAGACACGAAAGATCTGAACGATACTTCAGCCCTGGAACGTTCAAGGTCACGACGCCCTACCCTTAGCAATCTTGTTCGCTCCTTAACCCAAGAACGGGAGCGTACGACGCTCCATTACCTCAGTTGGAACGCTACTGTTGCACGAAATTCTAACTTTGTTGATCTGACCGAGGAGCAGCGTGATGAGCTGGGAGGCATCGAATACCGAGCCTTGAAGACTCTAGCCATTGTACTCACTTCTTATTACCTCTTTTTTCACATCCTGGGAATGGTCTGCCTCGTCGGTTGGATCATGACCACTCACTGGGGTCAGGTCGTTGAGCAAATCGGACAAGGTCGTCCTTGGTGGGGCATCTTCACTGCGGGATCTGCTTTCAACGACGTCGGCTTCACGCTGACGCCCGACTCCATGACCTCGTTCCAGACAGCTgtatttcctcttctcctcatGACTTTTCTTATCATTATCGGCAACACCGGCTTTCCCTGTATGCTCCGGTTGATCATCTGGGTTTTGTCGAAGATTGTCCCACGCGAGAGCGCCGTTTGGGAGGAGCTCAAATTTCTGTTGGATCACCCTCGCCGATGCTTTACCTTACTCTTCCCGCGAAACGCGACCTGGTGGCTGTTCGCCATCCTTGTGGCGCTGAACGGGATTGACTTGATCTTCTTTATTATTCTCGACTTGAACGATCCAACTGTTACCTCTTTGTCACCGGGCATCCGGGTACTCGTCGGCCTTTTCCAAGCAGCATCCACGCGGACTGCTGGATTTGGCGTGGTGAGCGTAGCGGATCTTCACCCTGCGATTCAGGTCTCCTACATGATTATGATGTATATTTCGGTTTTCCCCATCGCCATTTCCATGCGAAGAACCAATGTCTACGAGGAGAGGAGCCTCGGCATTTATGCCGGTGgggaggacgaagacgaaccgCAGACCCCTCCTAGTTACATCGGGTTCCATTTAAGAAGGCAGCTGAGTTTTGATCTGTGGTATGTCTTCCTCGGGCTGTTCATAATTGCCATCGTGGAGGGCAACCGCCTACAGTCAGAGGACGAGTATGCTTTCCAGATGTGGGCAGTGCTCTTCGAAATTGTCTCCGCCTATGGTACCGTTGGCCTGTCATTCGGATATCCGGGGGTCAACACGTCTTTCAGTGGCCAGTTCAAAGTTTTGTCAAAGCTCATTATCATTGCAATGCAAATCCGTGGGCGACATCGTGGTCTCCCATATGCGCTTGACCGTGCAATCTTGCTTCCGTCGGAATctctcaaggacaaggatctGCAGGATGCAGAGAGACGAATGCGTCGGCGTGTCTCGAACCTCAGCACCATGTCTGGGATGGACCGAACTTATTCGCAAGCGCGGACAGAGAACGGTGTCGCAACAGGCGCCGAGGATAAGGACAGGGGTGCAACGGCATGGACAAACGGGGACAATGTCATCCGCCGGCACTCGACAATGCGGTCGCAACAATCCCAAAAATCCCAGCGGTAG